AGATTGTATAGCCATTTTAAAGTACCTTTTTATAATTTAGGAATAAATGCACCCTGAATTGCTTGTTGAGATTGTTGAGGCTGATTTTGCGCTGCAATTTCAACATCTTCATCTTTATCAACAAAACTAAGGAACAATAGCTTGATTAATTGAAAATCATCTTCATATCTTCTAACTATAGACTGGAATGAATTATATGCAATAACAGCTACAATAGCAACACCAAGACCAAATGCTGTCGCTATAAGTGCAGAACCAATACCAAGAGCTACTGCTGCGCTTTGGTTTCCTTGTGTAGCGAGATCACCAAAGGTATAAAGAATTCTTACAACTGTTGCAAACAGGCCGAGAAACGGTGCTACCCCACCTACTGTACCTAAAATTGTAAGATGTTTTTCGAGTTTTCTTACAGCAAGGCTTGTTGAAATATCAAATGACTTTTCAAAACCTTTTTTTTGTACTGCAAGAACTCTGATTCCTTCTTCTGCAACTTCTCCTACAACGCCGCCAAGTTGTGCGCTGAGGCTTTGTGCTGCATCAAGATTGTTTTTTTGCAATTCTCTTTGTAATCTCTGAATAAATTGAATTACATCTCTTTTATTTGCGTTATAAAAGGAAATTCTGTTGATTATTACCGCCACTACAAGGATTGAAGTTAAGACAATCGGTAATAATACCAGCCAGTCTTGTTGAATTGCGTTTGTCATTACGTTCATTTTATTAAACCCTCTTTCATCTGAATAAATTGTTTTTTATTAAATTAGACATAAAAATTAATAACGTGAACCTCCTACAGAGAATACATTATAGTCAAAAGTGAACTGAATATCTATATCGTTTCCCTGATATTCAGGAGGCAACGGTCTAAAAGGCGCACTCATTCTTACAGCTTCCAATGCTGCATCATCAGCTTCACCGACTGTTGAAGATTTACTAATGTTTAATCTTAATAATCTGCCGTCCCTGCTTACTTTAAAGAGAAGCACAACACGTTTACTTTCGTTTCCTCTGGGCGGATGCCAATTTCTTTTGATTCTTCTTTGAAGTTCTCTCATGTAAGGACCAAAATCAGGTTCTTTAATTGCATCTATACCGGGCGATCCGTTAGGATTTCCCGGGCCGGGATTTCCGGGGTCTCCACCTCCTACGGAATAGCCTGAACCTCTCGATCCTCTGGAACTTCCGCTTCTTCCACCGTTAGACATTAAAGGAGAAGGATCACCGCTCGGTGATGACGTTCCTATAGGTCCTGTGGTAACAGGTCCTCCCATAGGTGTAACTGCCCTTGGAGCTTTTACTCTGGGAGCCGCTATAGAAAACGGGTTGTGTGCCGTTAATCTTGGAGGAGATGCTGGCCTAGGCTGAAAAATCGGTCTTGGAGGAACTCGCGGTGTTTTAGGCGCCGGTTTTGACATTGCAGTATGACGCGGCGCAGTCCTTTGAATCGGTTTTTGTTCAGCAGCAGTACGCTGTGGCGCACTTGGTCTTGAAACAGGAGTAGGCTCAGAAATTTTCTTGGTAGGATCGTGTTTTCCACCTGCCCTGGAATTTCTGTCAGCTCGTAATCTTGTATTTTTGTTTATTGGAGGCTGTTCTTTATTGTTTACTATTACAAATTCAATATCTCTGGGTTTAATTTCCGGCTTTGGAAACAAATTAAGATTAAGCCCGAAAAATGCCAGTACAGCAATTAAAAGCCACACCAAAAAAGGTATTAAAGGATGTGCAACACCTGAAATCACAAGTGCCTTTTTAAGAGGGAAGTTTTCTTTGTCTTCTCTTAATAGAGCTGAAATTTGTTCTTTTTGTTTTTGCAGATCATCCTGATCGGTTTTATTTTCTAAAATGCTTCCCATTAAAACTTCTCGCTAATCTTGTAGAAAATGAGTTCAAACTTTTCAAGACAACAAAATTGTTTTTCAAGCCTTCACTCCCGCTTTGCGTGATTCCCCATCTGTGCTAAAATTCATTTTCGCACTATAAGTGTAAAGTTTAGCATAATATGAATTTTAATCACAATTGACCGATAGGTTAAGTAATAATATTTAAGATAATACGATGTCAGGTAATGCCCGACATCGTATTCCTTAATTTTTAATAGTTATAATTATTATAATTATTATTGTTGTTGTTAGACTGACTTCCGCTGACGGTAAGAGGCTGATCAAGTATTATGTCAACAGGCTGGCCTGCTTCCAAATAAACATCGTTTCCTTTTTGAACTCCGCTTCCCAGAAGACCTAAGCCACCGCCGACTCCGGTCATGATTGCAGTTCCTTTGCCTTTATTACCGCCTGAAACAGCGCTTCCTATCAATCCGAGAAGAGCGCCTGCACCTGCGCCAATAGCAGCATTTTTACCGGCATTCACAACGCGTCCGCCTGTAGTTCCTCCGGACAAAACACCTGTTCCGTCACTTGTAACAAGCTTTCCTGAAACAGGAACTCTTTGTCCGTTTGGAAGATTTGCATTATTAAACATAATTTTTAATTTACCGTATCCACCTGCATATCCTGCTTTTTGAGCAATAACGGCATTACCCTGAATACTTGTTCCCGCAGGAAGAACAGCTACTCCATTAAAATAATAAGGCTGATTCAAAGTAAATACTACAGGATCACCGGCTGTTAAGTACTGAGTGCTTATTGCGGTTGTCGGTGCAACACCGTTTATAACGCTTCCTGCCGGAACGGTTGTAACACTACCCTGTAAAGGAGGTAAATTATAACCATTCTGATAATTATTTTGGGACTGGCCTGAATATCCGGGATTATAGTTATAACCGGAATTTACTTTTTTATTTATTGGTTTTACGTAATTGTAATTTTGTGCAAACGCAGGGCTGATTACCGAAGCAAGTACCAAGCAAGCTAAACTTTGTGCTGTTAAAGATTTTAATCCTCTTTTCATAAAATTCTCCTTTTCAATTCTTATTGTTCTTTTAAAACTTTTTCTTTCAACAGTCTTTCTACATAATATTACGATTTATCTTTGTAAATGGTTCAATTTCATCATAATATTTTTATAAATTTCAATTTTATTATGCCTATTTTAATAGTTTAAGTATAGCTTAAAGTCAAAATTTCGTACAAGAGTTTTACACTAATTCACGTGATAAATTTGTTATTAAGCATAAATATATTTAAACATGTTTTTCTATAATTTTTCAAATTTTAGTTGAATTTTTATAAATATCAGATCCTGATTAAATTTTTATAAATTTGATTCAGGCTTAATTGCAAGATCATTGTCAAGGACTATTATAAATTCTGTTCCGGCAGAAATAATTTTTTCTTTCCCCATTGCTCTTGATCCTGATTCAATAAGTTGTACAATTACGCCTGTAGTTTCTGTATAATGCGGAATTTTTCTGTAAGAAACTCTTCTGGTAATTTCTCCGCCTATGATTCCTCGTCCGTCAAAACTCCAAACATGAGCAGAAATATCTGTTCCCCATCCGTCCGGTAATTCAAGATATTCAAAGTTTATCTGAACAAATCCGTTCTTTCCTTCCCTCGCTTTTTGAGATTGGAGAACCTGACCGATTAACAATGATTTTTTAGGAATATAAGTAATTTCACCGATTTTTACATCAAAAGGTATAAGCAGATAAACTTTATCGCCAATTTTGCTGTTAAGCGATGAAAGCCTGTTTTGCAACACTCCTTTTAACAAAGTTCCTGCCGGAAATACCGCATCGCCTGAATGAGAATTTTTTTGACATAATCCGGCTGAATTAAGCGAAAAAACTAAAAACAAAACCGCAAAAATATATTTAAAAGCTTTCATTTTGCATATTACCTGTTAAATTTACTCTAATAAAAATATACTTTTATTTTTAAATTAGTCAATCAAATTAAAGCTTGATTCTTCCTTTTAAACACCATATAGAAGCTTCTGTGATTTCAACATCAACATGTTTTCCGATTAATTCCTTTGAACCTTTGAAATGTGTAAGTTTGCCGTTTCTTGTCCGCCCGCTAAGACGTGTGCCGTCGCTTTCTTCTTTAAAATTATCGGGAAGCACTTCCAAAATCCTACCCACGTACTTCTCATTTGATTTAACGGTCGCTTCTTTTGTTTTATCAAAAAGGATATTAAGTCTGCGTTTTTTTTCTTCATAAGCAATTTGCTCTTTCCAAACAGCTGCGGGAGTTTGTTTTCTCGGCGAGTATGCTGCCGTATTGCACTGATCAAAAACAACTTCGTCTATTATAGAAAGTGTTTCATTAAACTGCTCTTCTGTTTCTCCCGGAAACCCCGCTATAAAATCAGAGGTTATTGCAACATCAGGAATTTCTTTTTTTATTTTGTTAACCAGCACCAAAAATTCTTCTCTGGTGTAAGGTCTTTTCATTTTGGCAAGAACCTCCGTGCTTCCCGACTGCATCGGAAGATGGAAAAATTCGCAGACTTTCTCAAGGTTTTTGACGGTATAAATAAGTTCATCAGTGATATCCGAAGGATGAGAAGTCATAAACCTGATTCTCAAGAGCCCATCAAGTCCGTTTAATTCCCTTAAAAGGCTGGAAAGATTAATTTGGGGGTTCTCAAAATCCTTCCCGTAAGAGTCTACAGTTTGACCGAGCAGAGTAATTTCTTTATATCCCTGACTGATAATCTCTTTTGCCTCACGAATTATATCTTCAGACGGTCTGCTCCTTTGCCTTCCTCTTGTATAAGGTACAACGCAGTAAGTACAAAAATAATCACACCCTTCAATGATAGGAAGCCACGCTGAAAGCCCTTCCTGTCTTCGAGAATAAAAATTTTCTTCTGTTTGATAAGGAGTTTTAAGTATTGAGCAGACTTTATCTTTTTCAGAAAGCTGATTTATAAGTTTTGGAAGTTCTTCTATATTATGCGTCCCGAAAATCAAATCCACCTGCGGTGATCTTTTAAAGATTTTTTCTTTTGTTTGCTGCGCAATGCAGCCGCATACAGCTATTTTGACATTAGGATTAGCTTTTTTAAATTTTTTCCAGATGCCAAGATGGCTAAAAGCTTTGTTTTCAGAAGCTTCTCTTATGCTACATGTGTTCATTATGAGCAAATCTGCCTCTTCTCTCAAAGTAGTTTCTTTATACCCTTGTGTTTCGAGAATGCCTAGGATTTTTTCCGAGTCCGACTTGTTCATCTGACAGCCGAGTGTTTCTATATAGACCTTTTTCATTATTATTTTATTACTCTTACCAACCAATATTCAGCAATAAAATTATAGCTTAACCATATTTATACTCAAATTTTTTAAGAGACTCTTATGTTAAAAACATATTATAGCCTTTCACGTTCTTTAACTTCAATTACCAATTAATTTTCTTATTGTCATGTTGAGCAAAGCGAAACATCTGTTCCTTTTGGGTTTTAAGCTTAAATGCATTTTTGGACAGATTCTTCGGACTAAAGCCCTCAGAATGACAATACCGGTATTCATATGGATTTTGACTATCTGGGAGATTCACGTTATTTAGAGTATTTTTTGACTATACCCCGTAAAATTCCCTATACCATTTAACAAACTCGTGAACACCGTCTTCGATTTTTGTTTGAGGCTTATAACCATAATCTTTCATTAATTTTGAACTGTCTGCCCAGGATTTTTCGATCTCTGCCGGCTGAATAGGCACAAAATTAATTATCGCTTTTTTCCCCAACTCTTTTTCAATACACTCTATATAATACATTAAATCTACCGGTGAATTATTACCGATATTGTATATTTTGAAAGGAGCCACAGCACTTTTATCATTGTCATTTTCTTCTGCAATAACAGGAACTTCGCCCAAAGCTGTTAAAACAACTCCTTTTGCAATATCTTCAACATAAGTAAAATCACGCTTCATTTTACCAAAATTATGTACGTTTATAGGTTTACCTTCGATTATATTTTTAACAAAAATAAACAACGCCATATCAGGTCTGCCCCAGGGGCCATAACAATTAAAAAATCTTAATCCTGTTATAGGGATTGAAAAAAGATGAGAATAAGAATGTGCCATCATTTCATTTGCTTTTTTTGTCGCACCATAAAGACTCAAAGGGTGATTACAAGAATCTTTTTCACTTTGCGGCATTATTTTAGAACCGCCGTATACAGAAGCAGTAGAAGCAAAAACAAGATGTTGTACATCATTATCCCTGCAACCTTCAAGTATATTAAGAAATCCTGTAATATTTGAGTCAACATACGCCTGCGGCTTTTTTAAACTATAAGTAACACCTGCCTGAGCAGCAAGATTTATAACTCTTTGAGGTTTATGTTCTCTAAAAACCCTATCGATATTAATTTTATCAGCTAAATTAATTCTTTCTTCTTTAAAATTTTCAAAAGCTTTTAACTTATTTAAACGGGCTTCTTTAAGATTAACATCGTAATAGTCATTTACGTTGTCAATTCCTATAACAGCATGACCCTCTTCAAGCAATTGTTTTGCGACAAAATACCCGATAAATCCTGCTGTTCCCGTAACAAGAATTTTCATTAAAGTCTCCATAAAATTATATTTTCAGGCTTTTGTGTTTTATCAAGTATACCCTTAATATCGGCGACAATTGCCGTCTTTTTTAAATCAATAAATTCCTCTATTAAACTCCACCCTTTAATTTTATATTCATCATGGGCAACCGCTAAAACAATAATATCCGATTTTTCAAGACTTGATTGCGGCAAAAACGGGTCATGAGTTTGCACTTTATAGCCCCACTCTTTAAATTCCCTGATTATATCGTAAGATTTTGAATTTCTTGTATCAGGAACATTTTCTTTGAAAGTTAAACCAAAAACAGTTACAGTACCTTGAATTTTGTTGTTTATAGCCTGTTTAATAATATTTTGTGCGATCCAGCCGCCCATATTATCGTTAATTTTTCTGCCCGAAAGTATAACTTCTGATTTATATCCGAGCTGTTCTGCTTTGTATGTTAAATAGTAAGGGTCTACACCAATGCAATGACCTCCGACAAGTCCGGGTTGAAAGTTTAAAAAATTCCACTTGGTCGAGGCTGCTTCCAAAACTTCTTTTGTATCGATGTCCATTTTTTTAAAGATAATTGCAAGTTCATTCATAAAAGCAATGTTAATATCTCTCTGAGTATTTTCAATAACTTTTGCAGCTTCAGCAACTTTAATAGAACTCGCTTTATAGATTCCGGCTTTCACAACACTCTGATACTGGGATGCCACAATCTCTAAAGCCTCATCAGACGAAGCCGACACAACTTTTTTTATGGTTTCAAAACGATTATTTTTATCACCGGGATTAATTCTTTCAGGGCTAAATCCCGCTTCGAAATCCTGTTTGAATTTCAGGTTTGATATTTCTTCCAAAATCGGCACACAAACATCTTCTGTGCAGCCGGGATAAACTGTAGACTCGTAAACAACAATGTCACCTTTTTTCAAGACAGTTGCTACGGTTTTTGTGGCGCTAATCAATGGCGTTAAGTCAGGCGTATTCATTTTATCAACAGGAGTCGGCACGCAGATTATATAAAAATCAGCATTTTTTATGGCTTCAATATCATCGGTAAAATTAACTCTTGAAGTTTTGAGTTCGCTTGATTCAACTTCATTAGTACTGTCAAAACCCTGTTTTAATTCGTTAATTCTATTTTTGTTAATGTCAAATCCGATTACTTCTGTAACTTTGCCAAAGGCAACCGCAACAGGTAAGCCTACATATCCTAATCCTATAACTGAAATCTTTTTCATAGTTCAAATTGTACCATATTTTCTTTTTCAAGAACACCAAAAACATTCTCTCAAAAAGCGGAAAATGGTATATAATAAACTAAAAAGATATCAAAAGGAGTTTTATGTATGAATTACGATGAAATACTCGAGTATTTAAAAAAGAAAAAATTACAAAAACACATAAATAAGCTGGCAAAAACGTACAAAAATAAAAAAGTGCTTATTTATGGAGCAGGTTTGTTTTTTAATGTAATACAGGAAAATTATGACCTTTCAATTCTTAATATTGTCGCAATTTCAGA
This sequence is a window from bacterium. Protein-coding genes within it:
- a CDS encoding MotA/TolQ/ExbB proton channel family protein, translated to MNVMTNAIQQDWLVLLPIVLTSILVVAVIINRISFYNANKRDVIQFIQRLQRELQKNNLDAAQSLSAQLGGVVGEVAEEGIRVLAVQKKGFEKSFDISTSLAVRKLEKHLTILGTVGGVAPFLGLFATVVRILYTFGDLATQGNQSAAVALGIGSALIATAFGLGVAIVAVIAYNSFQSIVRRYEDDFQLIKLLFLSFVDKDEDVEIAAQNQPQQSQQAIQGAFIPKL
- a CDS encoding TonB family protein, with product MGSILENKTDQDDLQKQKEQISALLREDKENFPLKKALVISGVAHPLIPFLVWLLIAVLAFFGLNLNLFPKPEIKPRDIEFVIVNNKEQPPINKNTRLRADRNSRAGGKHDPTKKISEPTPVSRPSAPQRTAAEQKPIQRTAPRHTAMSKPAPKTPRVPPRPIFQPRPASPPRLTAHNPFSIAAPRVKAPRAVTPMGGPVTTGPIGTSSPSGDPSPLMSNGGRSGSSRGSRGSGYSVGGGDPGNPGPGNPNGSPGIDAIKEPDFGPYMRELQRRIKRNWHPPRGNESKRVVLLFKVSRDGRLLRLNISKSSTVGEADDAALEAVRMSAPFRPLPPEYQGNDIDIQFTFDYNVFSVGGSRY
- the miaB gene encoding tRNA (N6-isopentenyl adenosine(37)-C2)-methylthiotransferase MiaB — encoded protein: MKKVYIETLGCQMNKSDSEKILGILETQGYKETTLREEADLLIMNTCSIREASENKAFSHLGIWKKFKKANPNVKIAVCGCIAQQTKEKIFKRSPQVDLIFGTHNIEELPKLINQLSEKDKVCSILKTPYQTEENFYSRRQEGLSAWLPIIEGCDYFCTYCVVPYTRGRQRSRPSEDIIREAKEIISQGYKEITLLGQTVDSYGKDFENPQINLSSLLRELNGLDGLLRIRFMTSHPSDITDELIYTVKNLEKVCEFFHLPMQSGSTEVLAKMKRPYTREEFLVLVNKIKKEIPDVAITSDFIAGFPGETEEQFNETLSIIDEVVFDQCNTAAYSPRKQTPAAVWKEQIAYEEKKRRLNILFDKTKEATVKSNEKYVGRILEVLPDNFKEESDGTRLSGRTRNGKLTHFKGSKELIGKHVDVEITEASIWCLKGRIKL
- a CDS encoding GDP-mannose 4,6-dehydratase, with amino-acid sequence MKILVTGTAGFIGYFVAKQLLEEGHAVIGIDNVNDYYDVNLKEARLNKLKAFENFKEERINLADKINIDRVFREHKPQRVINLAAQAGVTYSLKKPQAYVDSNITGFLNILEGCRDNDVQHLVFASTASVYGGSKIMPQSEKDSCNHPLSLYGATKKANEMMAHSYSHLFSIPITGLRFFNCYGPWGRPDMALFIFVKNIIEGKPINVHNFGKMKRDFTYVEDIAKGVVLTALGEVPVIAEENDNDKSAVAPFKIYNIGNNSPVDLMYYIECIEKELGKKAIINFVPIQPAEIEKSWADSSKLMKDYGYKPQTKIEDGVHEFVKWYREFYGV
- a CDS encoding nucleotide sugar dehydrogenase — its product is MKKISVIGLGYVGLPVAVAFGKVTEVIGFDINKNRINELKQGFDSTNEVESSELKTSRVNFTDDIEAIKNADFYIICVPTPVDKMNTPDLTPLISATKTVATVLKKGDIVVYESTVYPGCTEDVCVPILEEISNLKFKQDFEAGFSPERINPGDKNNRFETIKKVVSASSDEALEIVASQYQSVVKAGIYKASSIKVAEAAKVIENTQRDINIAFMNELAIIFKKMDIDTKEVLEAASTKWNFLNFQPGLVGGHCIGVDPYYLTYKAEQLGYKSEVILSGRKINDNMGGWIAQNIIKQAINNKIQGTVTVFGLTFKENVPDTRNSKSYDIIREFKEWGYKVQTHDPFLPQSSLEKSDIIVLAVAHDEYKIKGWSLIEEFIDLKKTAIVADIKGILDKTQKPENIILWRL